The Corynebacterium comes genome window below encodes:
- a CDS encoding TrmH family RNA methyltransferase: protein MRSSVRRGWSTASCWAWATLDSLKGPTEWGEGTHGVGPWEGTWPTEERYDPELLENGDRRNVVDAYRYWTREAIVADIDKRRHPLHVAIENFENDANIGTVVRTANAFAVDTVHIVGRRRWNRRGAMVTDRYQHLMHHPDVHSLLVWAIRNDLTVVAIDNTPGSIPLETARLPRECLLLFGQEGPGITPEAAEGALMTCSIAQFGSTRSINAGVAAGIAMHTWIRQHGDLSHAW, encoded by the coding sequence ATGAGGTCATCCGTGCGGAGGGGCTGGAGTACCGCTTCCTGTTGGGCCTGGGCGACCTTGGACTCGCTTAAGGGCCCGACCGAGTGGGGCGAGGGCACGCACGGCGTCGGCCCCTGGGAGGGGACCTGGCCCACCGAGGAACGTTATGATCCCGAGCTGCTGGAGAACGGTGACCGTCGCAACGTGGTCGACGCCTACCGTTACTGGACGCGCGAGGCGATCGTGGCGGACATCGACAAGCGCCGGCACCCGCTGCACGTGGCTATCGAGAACTTCGAGAACGACGCGAACATCGGCACCGTGGTGCGGACCGCGAACGCCTTCGCGGTGGACACGGTGCACATCGTCGGACGGCGGCGGTGGAACCGGCGGGGTGCGATGGTCACCGACCGTTATCAACATCTCATGCACCACCCGGACGTGCATTCGCTGCTGGTGTGGGCGATCCGGAACGATCTGACGGTGGTGGCCATCGACAACACCCCGGGATCCATCCCCCTGGAGACTGCCCGGCTGCCGCGGGAATGTCTGCTGCTCTTCGGCCAGGAGGGGCCGGGCATCACCCCGGAGGCCGCCGAGGGGGCGCTCATGACGTGCTCGATCGCGCAGTTCGGTTCGACCCGGTCGATCAACGCGGGTGTGGCGGCCGGGATCGCCATGCACACGTGGATCCGGCAGCATGGAGATCTGTCACACGCGTGGTGA
- the pyrE gene encoding orotate phosphoribosyltransferase yields the protein MTKPTVNQEKLAELAELVKELAVVHGKVTLSSGREADYYVDLRRATLHNQASKLIGQLLRELTADWDFVSVGGLTLGADPVATAVMHAEGRPINAFVVRKEAKKHGMQRRVEGPDVVGRKVLVVEDTTTTGNSPLTAVAALRELGAEVVGVATVVDRATGADEVIRAEGLEYRFLLGLGDLGLA from the coding sequence ATGACGAAACCCACCGTCAACCAGGAGAAGCTCGCTGAGTTGGCTGAGCTGGTCAAGGAACTCGCCGTCGTCCACGGCAAGGTGACACTGTCGTCCGGCAGGGAAGCCGACTACTACGTCGACCTGCGTCGTGCGACGTTGCACAATCAGGCCTCCAAACTCATCGGTCAGCTCCTGCGGGAACTCACCGCAGACTGGGATTTCGTCTCCGTCGGCGGTCTGACCCTGGGGGCGGATCCGGTGGCCACCGCCGTCATGCATGCGGAGGGTCGCCCGATCAACGCTTTCGTGGTGCGCAAGGAGGCCAAGAAGCACGGCATGCAGCGCCGCGTGGAGGGGCCGGATGTCGTGGGCAGGAAGGTGCTCGTTGTCGAGGACACCACCACGACCGGCAACTCACCGTTGACCGCCGTCGCCGCCCTGCGTGAGTTGGGGGCAGAGGTCGTCGGCGTGGCCACCGTCGTCGACCGGGCAACCGGAGCGGATGAGGTCATCCGTGCGGAGGGGCTGGAGTACCGCTTCCTGTTGGGCCTGGGCGACCTTGGACTCGCTTAA
- a CDS encoding type III secretion system chaperone family protein — protein MSIIAFALAAFAAGAAALLWRLDARQRSRPAREPKAEMEPRPEEPAEPQPEPLPEPLPERRHGLSLPGALRRERRAWAEEKGFEFSRSDDWLNDEWSRGAAASGAAAKDIVSGQAYGHEMVLMDLGGVNVMAVRRGAASDVVIDARRVSAPEQESSSDLIEAFTLGEFRVLATDTGVAQRLVDDRVTIAFQVLPEIVTAVWMESDWVLAQTARGSHAGDWEEMLAPLAMLADAARALPPRATAAQVLQLEDLDPTRQMPEPPKPGFGVVELVREGVEPGERPLVQRPEEPLDMPSRRQSVARGVVEPRGVGADEVLPIADGSRDDHPRGVQMPRDLRRGPSIFGDEPEA, from the coding sequence ATGTCCATCATTGCCTTTGCTCTCGCTGCGTTCGCCGCTGGTGCGGCCGCACTGTTGTGGCGCCTCGACGCCCGACAGCGGTCCCGGCCTGCGCGGGAGCCGAAGGCGGAGATGGAACCCCGGCCGGAGGAGCCGGCTGAGCCGCAGCCTGAGCCGCTGCCTGAGCCGTTGCCTGAGCGCCGCCACGGGCTGAGCCTGCCGGGTGCGCTGCGCCGGGAGCGTCGCGCCTGGGCGGAGGAGAAGGGCTTCGAGTTCTCCCGTTCCGATGACTGGCTCAACGACGAATGGTCGCGAGGCGCGGCAGCCAGCGGTGCTGCCGCGAAAGACATCGTCAGCGGCCAGGCATACGGGCATGAAATGGTGCTCATGGACCTGGGCGGGGTGAACGTGATGGCGGTGCGTCGGGGTGCGGCATCGGATGTGGTGATTGACGCGCGCCGGGTGTCGGCACCCGAGCAGGAGTCCTCCTCCGACCTCATCGAGGCGTTCACGCTCGGCGAATTCCGCGTTCTGGCCACGGACACGGGCGTCGCGCAGCGGCTGGTGGATGATCGGGTGACCATTGCATTCCAGGTCCTGCCGGAGATTGTCACCGCCGTGTGGATGGAGTCGGACTGGGTCCTCGCCCAGACTGCCCGCGGTTCGCATGCGGGTGACTGGGAGGAGATGCTCGCTCCGCTGGCGATGCTCGCCGACGCCGCCCGTGCCCTCCCGCCGAGGGCGACCGCCGCCCAGGTGCTCCAGCTGGAGGACCTGGATCCCACCCGGCAGATGCCGGAACCGCCGAAGCCCGGTTTCGGGGTCGTGGAGCTGGTTCGTGAAGGTGTGGAGCCGGGGGAGCGGCCCCTGGTCCAGCGGCCGGAGGAGCCCCTGGACATGCCCAGCCGCAGGCAGTCGGTGGCGCGTGGTGTGGTGGAGCCCCGCGGGGTGGGTGCCGATGAGGTGCTCCCGATCGCGGACGGGTCACGCGACGATCATCCCCGGGGAGTGCAGATGCCGCGGGACCTGCGTCGCGGCCCCTCGATCTTCGGCGACGAGCCGGAGGCCTGA